TAAGGTCAGTGTATTGTATTCCTGTTGCATTCCAAAGTTTTGGATACATACTTATATTCGTAAATCCTGGTAAAGTATTTATTTCATTTATATAAATTTCTCCATCCTTTTTATCAACAAAAAAATCTACTCTAGAAAGACCTTTACCATCTATAGCTTTAAAAGCATCTATAGCCATTTGTCTTATTTTTATCATAGTTTCTGCATCAATACTAGCAGGTATTTCTAGCTTAGACACTCCATTTATATATTTATCTTCATAATCATAAAAATCTTTTGCAGGGATTATTTCTCCAGCTATTGATGATTTCACTTCATCATTTCCTAAAACAGCAACTTCAATTTCTCTTGCATCTATACCTTGTTCTAATACTATTCTTCTATCATACTTTAAAGCTTCATTTATTCCACTTAAAAGTTCATTTCTATTAGATACCTTTGATATGCCTACACTAGAACCCATGTTAGCTGGTTTAACAAATATAGGATAATTTAAAGTTTGCTCTATTCTATCAAGCTCATCATTCTTACTTATATCAAATTGCCATTTAGTTGTATAAGTATAATTTACTTGAGGTAATCCAATTTGAGTAAATACCTTTTTACATATAAGTTTATCCATACCTACACTAGATGCTAAAACACCGCATCCAACATATGGAATATTGCTTATCTCAAATAGTCCTTGTATCTTTCCATCTTCTCCATAAGGTCCATGAAGTACAGGGAATAAAACATCAATATGCTTAAAGCTTCCATCATTAAATTCTATACCTACTTTAGAGTTTCCATTAGGTATTAAATTAATTTTAACAGTTTTATCCGCTAATTCTTCCCATTTTCCATTGGCTATATTTTCTGCAGAACCACTATAATACATCCATTTTCCGTCTTTATTTATTCCTATTGTGTGTGTATCATATTTTTCTTTATTTATATTCTTAAATATAGATGAAGCTGAAATTCTTGAAACATCATGTTCACCGGATTTCCCACCGAAAATTAATGCTACACTTAATTTTCTCATCTTATTTCACCCTTCTAATTTAATTTGTATTTTTATAATTATATGCGTTTTTATTATCTAAGTGATTATTATAGTTCATTTAACAAAAAAAATAAAGGAGTAGTTACTCCTTTATTTTTAATATTTATCTATTTCGCAAATACATGATTTCCTATTCTTTTATATGGATCTAGTTTTTTAATCCAGTTGCAAGTTGAAATTTCCGGATTCCAAAAATATATTGCTCCACTCGTAGGATCACTTCCATATAAAGCTTCTCTAGCTGCTTTATATGCACTATCTGTTGGATCATTATAAATTTCTCCATTATCTACTACTGAAAATGCATTTCTTTGATAAATAACATCTTTTATATTATCTGGAAATCTAGGATCTAAAACTCTATTTATTACAACTGCCGCTACGGCAACTTGTCCTTGATATTCTTCTCCTCTAGCTTCACTAGACACTAGTTTGGATAATAAATACAGTTCATCATTTGTAATACTTATAACTTCTTTTGGTTCTGATTTATCTTCTTTATTATTGCTAACGAACTTATTACTTTCAATTCTATAGCTATTTTGTGTATTACTATCAGCAAATACACTATTACTATTAAATGTTAAAATTAGCAGAGTACACATCGCTAAAAAGAACTTGGTGTGATACTTCATGTCGTAAAATCCACTCCTTTAAAATATATTATTTCTTATTAGACTTTAAATCCTCTAGTATTTCTAATATTTTAAATTTGATTTTTTTATTAGATGCCTTTTCAATATTTTCTCCTGATATCAACTTATATTCTTCATCTGTTAATACCTTTTTTAATTTTTCATCTGTCTCTTTATCTATAACACCATTATTTTCGTCAACAAAGCATAGCGGAGGAAACATTACACACCACCAATTCCTACCTTGTCCTTCACCTATAATGATTCTTAAAGCTTTATACTCTCCTGCTGGTAAAACTATATTTGAATATTGTTTTGCAGGAAAATTAGTATATTCAAGATTAACCTTCACTTCATAAGTATACCCATTTTCCTCAATAATATTTTTAGATATTTTTTCTAAGTTTTTTTTCTGAGATAAAATTATTTTTTCACTTTCCTCAATACTATTTGATTTTTTTAACATCGGTTGTAAATATTTAATGACTTCATCTCTTACTTTCAATTTTAATGCCTGATCTTCATCACTATCACTATTTGCTAAAACATGAAATCTTATTAATTTATCTTTATAATTGCTTGAAACTCTTTCAACTTTATTTACTTCCCCAAAAATATATATAGTACTCATTATAATCATAGTTATTAATAAAACACTTAACCCCAATATTCTTAACTTTATCCTTTTCATAATATATATCCCCCTAATATATTTTAATATCTTGATTATCTCCTAATGTGAATTTTTTATTCTTAAAGTTTTAAAAAAACATAAAAAAATAGACTGTTAATTTAAACAGTCTATTTTTTTATATATTTTTATTATTCATAGCTCTCTCTATTATAAATTGTTCAGCTTTTTCTATATGCTCTATAGCATATTTTTTAGCATCTTCATTATTACCAGATATTATAGCTTTTAAAATTCTCTCATGTTCTTCTACTAAATTATATGATGTGTCAAAATCAGATATATATGTTGCTCTGAATCTATGAACTTGTTCCCAAAGTGAATTTATTATTTGACTTAACTTTTTATTTTTAGTCGCGTTGAATATACATTCATGAAACTCAACATCTTTTTTTAATAGTACATCAATTTCATCTTTTCTTTCGATGCTACGTTTAAAATCTTCTGCTATATCTTGTAATTTTTTAGCATCTTCTTCATGTATTCTCTCTGCCGCTAAATAAGCAGCTAAACCTTCTAAGCTTGATCTTATCTCTAATACATCTATTATATCCTTTAATGACATATTAGCTACATATGCACCTTTCCTCGGTAACATAACTACAAGCCCTTCTAGTTCTAGTTTTCTAATAGCCTCTCTTATAGGAGTTCTACTTACACCTAATTGCTCAGCTAATTGAACCTCCATAAGTCTTTGTCCTGGTTTTAATTGCCCCTCTAAAATAGCTTCTCTTAAGTTTTCAAAAACTACATCTCTTAACGGTTTATAATTGTCTAAATTTAATTTTGTTAAGCTATCCATAAATTTCAACTCCTTTATTGCTGCTTTTAACTAGATAAACCTGATTGTACTTAGCCTGTAAATCTTCTTTGGCTTTAATTGCA
The nucleotide sequence above comes from Paraclostridium bifermentans. Encoded proteins:
- a CDS encoding D-alanine--D-alanine ligase — encoded protein: MRKLSVALIFGGKSGEHDVSRISASSIFKNINKEKYDTHTIGINKDGKWMYYSGSAENIANGKWEELADKTVKINLIPNGNSKVGIEFNDGSFKHIDVLFPVLHGPYGEDGKIQGLFEISNIPYVGCGVLASSVGMDKLICKKVFTQIGLPQVNYTYTTKWQFDISKNDELDRIEQTLNYPIFVKPANMGSSVGISKVSNRNELLSGINEALKYDRRIVLEQGIDAREIEVAVLGNDEVKSSIAGEIIPAKDFYDYEDKYINGVSKLEIPASIDAETMIKIRQMAIDAFKAIDGKGLSRVDFFVDKKDGEIYINEINTLPGFTNISMYPKLWNATGIQYTDLIDNLIKLAIEDRQ
- a CDS encoding cell wall hydrolase, coding for MCTLLILTFNSNSVFADSNTQNSYRIESNKFVSNNKEDKSEPKEVISITNDELYLLSKLVSSEARGEEYQGQVAVAAVVINRVLDPRFPDNIKDVIYQRNAFSVVDNGEIYNDPTDSAYKAAREALYGSDPTSGAIYFWNPEISTCNWIKKLDPYKRIGNHVFAK
- the spoIIR gene encoding stage II sporulation protein R: MKRIKLRILGLSVLLITMIIMSTIYIFGEVNKVERVSSNYKDKLIRFHVLANSDSDEDQALKLKVRDEVIKYLQPMLKKSNSIEESEKIILSQKKNLEKISKNIIEENGYTYEVKVNLEYTNFPAKQYSNIVLPAGEYKALRIIIGEGQGRNWWCVMFPPLCFVDENNGVIDKETDEKLKKVLTDEEYKLISGENIEKASNKKIKFKILEILEDLKSNKK
- a CDS encoding GntR family transcriptional regulator, giving the protein MDSLTKLNLDNYKPLRDVVFENLREAILEGQLKPGQRLMEVQLAEQLGVSRTPIREAIRKLELEGLVVMLPRKGAYVANMSLKDIIDVLEIRSSLEGLAAYLAAERIHEEDAKKLQDIAEDFKRSIERKDEIDVLLKKDVEFHECIFNATKNKKLSQIINSLWEQVHRFRATYISDFDTSYNLVEEHERILKAIISGNNEDAKKYAIEHIEKAEQFIIERAMNNKNI